In Schizosaccharomyces osmophilus chromosome 2, complete sequence, the following proteins share a genomic window:
- the usp108 gene encoding U1 snRNP-associated protein Usp108, protein MESGSKYVSTASVDLLHPPVLNIQQAFGTDGNSITVKLLLSAQQYEAWMSVGEEEQKNILLDGQIRAETLVSSNTSRKVLLCHSSLNNLSQALPAIAQAIRSFNENDSNLIFSFAFSNVLLGSKTWMNQHLIPHLHSVSSSSRLLLSSSLLPRSMERSVILETSLQESSTVLETFLNELLSRSRIISGINVVPYIPDAAYGVYGSPSLFGVLHPNSTMVTPENPYGVTPLALTTAGGNSDPLRASQYFPYSGPSIPLNAASTQIITQKLSVPSDVLEAVLSQIPTKLQEISQSANVHVGIEHGDPQSNVTLLNVTGTSESNQTALMTIYALLESQTKK, encoded by the exons ATGGAATCTGGGTCAAAATATGTTTCTACAGCATCTGTAGACCTTTTACATCCCCCTGTACTGAATATACAGCAAGCATTTGGGACGGACGGGAACTCAATAACAGTGAAATTGCTTTTAAGTGCTCAGCAATATGAAGCATGGATGAGTGTAGGAGAAgaggaacaaaagaatatattaCTAGATGGTCAGATACGTGCTGAAACGTTGGTGTCTTCGAACACCTCTAGAAAAGTACTACTTTGTCATTCAAGCCTAAATAATCTTTCGCAAGCATTACCAGCTATTGCTCAAGCTATTAGATCCTTCAATGAAAACGATAGCAATCTGATTTTcagttttgctttttcaaatgttTTACTTGGCTCAAAAACATGGATGAATCAGCACTTAATACCTCACCTTCATTCCgtatcttcttcctctcGTCTGTTATTAAGCAGCTCTCTTTTACCTCGTTCAATGGAACGCTCTGTTATTCTCGAGACATCTTTGCAAGAATCGTCTACTGTCCTAGAAACTTTCTTAAATGAGCTCTTGTCAAGAAGCCGTATCATTTCAGGTATCAACGTTGTCCCTTATATTCCAGATGCTGCTTATGGTGTTTATGGATCACCTTCTTTATTTGGTGTTTTGCATCCCAACAGCACTATGGTCACACCTGAGAATCCGTACGGTGTAACCCCTTTAGCTCTCACTACAGCAGGAGGTAACTCTGATCCTTTGCGAGCATCTCAATACTTTCCATATTCAGGGCCGTCTATTCCATTAAATGCGGCCTCGACTCAAATCATCACACAGAAGTTGTCTGTACCATCAGACGTCCTTGAAGCTGTGCTTTCTCAAATC CCAACAAAACTCCAAGAAATATCTCAGTCAGCTAACGTCCATGTTGGCATTGAGCATGGTGATCCTCAATCCAATGTGACTTTACTGAATGTTACAGGAACTTCCGAGTCGAACCAAACTGCTCTTATGACAATTTATGCCCTTTTGGAAtctcaaacaaaaaaatag
- the eng2 gene encoding cell wall and ascospore endo-1,3-beta-glucanase Eng2, producing the protein MSVLSPIATGAPSSTFPQIDHPLQPKGISVSDKPIQTNKYYGNFFLEDQKFPNFSQPYSLTWRNKDDNFSGMGISQTDADQYTYGPDASKDPVEFYINPAGLFSIIVSADEFSSGNTLSATDSRHFSVQVTLEPSESNSGSITFPIVTGSAFISSIYKNLTPVFNSTISVKSLEKSDFSGGSKYKVTLNDNKLWLIYAFPSDSSSFDLKQDSNSKLTASSKFNGLVQVCKVPNASVSDGSGEKTFDQYAGVYATGITLSANVSNNTGEYWFSFDKAGDKSKSPLVYALPHHQSTFGSDTQGAKTGMALQSTVMGVMIAYAADKWHLVEDNLPTDVEFVPLPWNGGKSNYSDQTLNAIRSACENDIKFDVVTASDTNSMYASGKILAKYAQVCLVASKILKDDNLTNTGREKLQQALQKFVDNKEQFPLNFDKTYKGLISTAGLKEPLADYGNTYYNDHHFHYGYHIYAMAVAGSLNSGWIKDPQTDFVNDLIRDASNPVEDDEYFPFFRSFDWFAGHSWSKGLFASGDGKDEESTSEDYNFYYAMKLWGLVKNNNNIINLANLMLGIIRTSMNAYIYITPKNTIQPKKIRGNYCAGITFMNKVDYTTYFGTDEYLKQGIHMIPITPISGYVRTPSYVKASWDAKIAPIINNFSNNWTGIVYSNYSITDPTAAWKEFTSDNFKDENIDEGASRTWYLALAAGMGATP; encoded by the coding sequence ATGAGTGTCTTGTCGCCTATTGCTACTGGCGCTCCTAGTTCCACCTTCCCTCAGATTGATCATCCTTTACAACCCAAGGGAATTTCCGTCTCTGATAAACCCATCCAAACTAACAAATACTATGgtaactttttcttggaagaCCAAAAGTTTCCAAACTTTTCTCAACCATACTCGTTGACATGGCGGAACAAGGATGATAACTTTTCTGGTATGGGAATCAGTCAGACTGATGCTGACCAGTATACTTACGGACCTGATGCTAGCAAGGATCCAGTTGAGTTCTACATCAATCCCGCAGGACTGTTCTCAATAATCGTTTCTGCAGATGAATTTTCTTCCGGAAACACCCTTTCCGCTACTGATTCTCGCCATTTTTCCGTTCAAGTTACCCTTGAGCCCTCTGAATCAAACTCTGGAAGCATTACCTTTCCCATTGTTACCGGAAGTGCATTCATCAGTTCCATCTACAAGAATTTGACACCTGTCTTCAACTCCACCATTTCCGTCAAGTCCCTCGAGAAGAGCGACTTCAGTGGTGGTTCCAAATACAAGGTAACTTTGAACGATAACAAGCTTTGGCTCATTTATGCGTTCCCTTCTGACTCTAGCTCCTTCGATTTGAAACAAGATAGCAACAGCAAGTTGACTGCCTCGTCTAAATTTAACGGACTTGTTCAAGTCTGCAAAGTTCCCAATGCTAGTGTCAGTGACGGTTCCGGTGAGAAAACTTTTGATCAGTATGCTGGTGTTTATGCCACTGGCATCACTTTGAGTGCTAATGTTTCCAACAATACTGGTGAATACTGGTTTAGCTTTGACAAGGCTGGTGACAAATCCAAGAGCCCACTAGTTTATGCTCTTCCTCACCATCAAAGTACCTTTGGTTCTGATACTCAAGGAGCCAAAACGGGTATGGCTCTACAGAGCACTGTCATGGGTGTTATGATTGCTTATGCTGCAGACAAGTGGCATTTGGTGGAAGACAACCTCCCAACAGATGTTGAGTTTGTCCCACTTCCTTGGAATGGAGGGAAATCGAACTACTCTGATCAAACTTTGAATGCTATCAGGTCGGCCTGCGAAAATGACATAAAGTTTGATGTCGTGACGGCCTCAGATACAAATAGTATGTATGCATCTGGTAAAATCTTGGCAAAATACGCACAAGTTTGCTTGGTGGCCTCCAAGATTTTGAAGGACGACAACTTGACGAATACTGGTCGTGAAAAGTTGCAGCAAGcccttcaaaaatttgtCGATAACAAAGAACAGTTCCCTCTTAACTTTGATAAAACTTACAAGGGTCTCATTAGTACCGCTGGTCTCAAGGAACCTCTTGCTGACTACGGTAATACTTACTACAATGACCACCATTTCCACTATGGCTATCACATTTATGCAATGGCTGTAGCTGGATCGTTGAATTCTGGTTGGATTAAGGATCCTCAAACTGACTTTGTCAATGATCTGATCCGTGATGCATCAAATCCTGTGGAAGATGATGAATACTTCCCATTCTTCAGATCCTTCGATTGGTTTGCTGGCCACTCTTGGTCTAAGGGTTTGTTTGCAAGTGGTGATGGTAAAGATGAAGAGTCAACCTCTGAAGACTACAACTTTTACTACGCTATGAAGCTCTGGGGATTGGTtaaaaacaacaacaacatTATCAATCTAGCAAATTTGATGCTGGGAATTATCAGAACTAGCATGAATGCTTACATATATATCACCCCTAAAAATACTATCCAACCCAAAAAGATTCGTGGTAATTATTGTGCAGGAATCACCTTTATGAACAAGGTTGACTATACTACCTACTTCGGTACCGATGAGTACTTAAAACAAGGAATCCACATGATTCCAATCACACCAATTAGTGGATATGTTCGTACTCCTTCATATGTGAAGGCAAGCTGGGATGCTAAAATCGCTCCAATTATAAATAACTTTTCGAACAATTGGACCGGTATTGTTTATTCCAATTATTCTATTACCGATCCAACTGCTGCCTGGAAGGAATTTACTTCGGACAACTTTAAGGACGAGAATATCGACGAAGGTGCTTCAAGGACATGGTATTTGGCATTGGCAGCTGGTATGGGTGCTACTCCTTAA
- a CDS encoding protease inhibitor 178 family: MSAGTTTEKKIPPPVAESKHVGRRMFENQNDPRNTYPKEELPESYRVLPPGTFSTMDYRDERVNFHTDADGTITYVTRG; this comes from the exons ATGAGTGCCGGTACAACaactgaaaagaagattccTCCTCCTGTCGCTGAGTCAAAGCACGTTGGAAGACGCATGTTTGAGAACCAAAATGATCCCAGAAAT ACATATCCAAAAGAGGAACTTCCTGAATCCTACAGAGTCTTGCCTCCTGGAACATTCAGTACAATGGACTATCGTGATGAGAG aGTCAACTTTCACACCGATGCAGATGGTACTATTACCTATGTAACTCGGGGTTAA
- the lam4 gene encoding Ragulator complex subunit, LAMTOR4-like protein: MEGNLVQELNKCVNEKFSGAVLTRNGLAVAVAGTISPEEERLVCEWTNSVPSEVLYIPKTNKRILVHEKESYVLGLAYRNP, translated from the exons ATGGAGGGAAACTTGGTTCAAGAACTCAACAAGTG TGTAAATGAGAAATTCTCCGGAGCTGTGTTGACTAGAAATGGCCTTGCCGTTGCAG TCGCTGGGACAATCTCACCAGAAGAAGAACGGCTCGTCTGTGAATGGACGAATTCAGTTCCTTCGGAAGTCTTGTACATTCctaaaacaaacaagagaaTCTTAGTgcatgaaaaagaatcctATGTTCTTGGCTTAGCATATCGCAATCCTTGA
- the ayr1 gene encoding 1-acyldihydroxyacetone phosphate reductase Ayr1 yields MKDTKYVLITGCSERGIGNALAIEFHKQGFKVFATSRKLETMRNLEEMGIRTILMDVTDTTSVCEAEKVVRSETGGKLDYLINNAGISIVAAAIDLEIPKVHKLMEVNLYGPMRTNTAFQKQLIRAKGTIVHTNSLVSYVPFVFSSSYNASKAALLSYANTLRVELAPFGVQVTSVMTGLISTGIFEKEDSSLDENTFSENSIYYPYRDQLLSADRPADKATVTPKQYAEEVYGKVVARGHWYQLFRKGVLPAQLWAGQHSQTVRMASFFPVEVFTPILSLAAKLPAEASVDLD; encoded by the coding sequence ATGAAGGATACAAAGTATGTCCTTATAACAGGATGCAGTGAAAGAGGGATAGGAAATGCATTGGCAATTGAGTTTCACAAACAAGGTTTCAAGGTCTTTGCTACTTCGCGCAAACTTGAAACCATGCGCAATCTCGAGGAGATGGGTATTCGTACCATTCTAATGGATGTTACAGATACGACGTCAGTTTGTGAAGCAGAGAAAGTAGTGCGAAGTGAAACGGGAGGGAAATTAGACTATCTGATCAACAACGCTGGAATCTCTATAGTAGCAGCAGCCATTGACCTTGAAATTCCTAAAGTACACAAGCTAATGGAGGTCAATTTGTATGGACCTATGCGAACGAACACGGCGTTTCAAAAACAGTTAATTCGGGCCAAAGGAACCATTGTGCACACGAATTCACTTGTTTCCTATGTACCATTCGTGTTTAGTTCTTCTTATAATGCGTCCAAGGCAGCCTTGTTATCCTATGCCAACACCCTCCGCGTTGAACTAGCTCCTTTCGGAGTGCAAGTGACGAGCGTTATGACAGGATTAATCTCAACGGGTATCTTTGAGAAAGAGGATTCAAGTTTAGACGAGAATACCTTTTCAGAAAACTCAATATACTATCCGTACAGAGACCAACTTTTGTCTGCTGACAGGCCGGCGGACAAAGCTACTGTAACGCCGAAACAGTATGCAGAAGAAGTATATGGGAAGGTGGTGGCGAGGGGCCATTGGTACCAACTGTTTAGGAAAGGAGTTCTTCCTGCTCAGCTCTGGGCAGGCCAACATTCTCAGACTGTTCGTATGGCGTCTTTCTTTCCCGTGGAGGTATTTACTCCAATTTTGAGTCTTGCTGCGAAATTACCAGCCGAAGCCTCTGTCGATCTCGATTAA
- the pup1 gene encoding 20S proteasome complex subunit beta 2 Pup1 yields the protein MKGLNERKGFDFDYCQRNALLQERGFPSPKATSTGTTIVGVIAKDCIVLGADTRATAGPIIADKNCRKLHLVSPNIWCAGAGTAADTEFVTSMISSNVELHSMYVNRKPRVATALTMLKQHLFRYQGHIGAYLVLGGYDCKGPHLFTIAAHGSSDKLPYVALGSGSLAAISVLETKYKSNLERHEAMELVREAIEAGIFNDLGSGSNCDLVVIDNEKATPYRGYSKPNERAKKEQNYKYERGTTAVLREDIHKFVTVETLDEMEVDV from the exons ATGAAAGGattgaatgaaagaaaaggatttgaCTTTGATTACTGTCAAAG AAATGCTCTTTTGCAAGAGCGCGGATTCCCTTCCCCGAAGGCGACATCTACTGGTACTACCATTGTTGGTGTGATTGCCAAAGATTGCATCGTTTTGGGTGCCGATACAAGAGCTACTGCTGGACCTATCATTGCTGATAAAAACT GCAGAAAGTTACATTTAGTTTCTCCTAATATCTGGTGTGCTGGTGCTGGTACCGCTGCTGATACGGAATTCGTAACCTCGATGATTTCATCAAACGTAGAGTTGCATTCTATGTATGTGAATCGGAAGCCAAGAGTGGCGACTGCCCTGACAATGTTGAAGCAGCACCTATTCCGTTACCAAGGTCATATCGGAGCTTACCTCGTCCTCGGCGGTTATGATTGCAAGGGCCCACACTTGTTTACCATTGCTGCTCACGGTTCCAGTGACAAACTACCTTACGTTGCTCTTGGATCTGGTAGTCTTGCTGCTATTTCGGTCCTTGAAACCAAGTACAAATCCAATTTAGAACGCCATGAAGCTATGGAGCTTGTTCGTGAAGCAATTGAAGCCGGTATTTTTAATGATCTTGGTTCTGGTTCCAATTGTGATTTAGTTGTTATTGATAACGAAAAGGCTACCCCTTACCGTGGCTATTCAAAGCCAAACGAGCGTGCTAAGAAGGAGCAGAACTACAAGTACGAGCGCGGTACCACAGCTGTTTTACGAGAAGACATCCATAAGTTTGTTACAGTCGAAACATTGGACGAAATGGAAGTCGACGTTTAA
- the arp42 gene encoding SWI/SNF and RSC complex subunit Arp42 — MSRNSANLVEIPALVIDPGTCSTRFGFAGEETPEVILPSKYGVLQGSNGDRKNIIDELQIHAPIPGMEITNGTNDGIIQDWESTLQIWNKGLKNKLKVDPTEYAMMITEPSWNTQAVRQQTMEAVFEQLQAPAFYLTKQAVCAAFASNKATALIVDLGTDNATVTPVVDGIAVRKGIVKQLVAGNFLNANIKSLFSKMNINAVPHYQVARKSIVIESSRPGNAEEVKPAVFYDPIDGLTDSYKEFKNKRIVEEWKESVLETLETPFDEFKASTKNPKHFEFPDGSNYQFGVDRFRVGEILLNPSFASNDSSESTPPENAVGLHNLVYQSIVACESELRSQLFNNIVLTGGTSLIPGLTERLQGELQRLAPGNRVNVHTSGDSTYRSNASWLGGSILASLDNFQHLWVSKQEYDEVGVDRALFVEKRCK, encoded by the exons ATGAGTAGGAATTCTGCTAATCTTG TCGAGATTCCGGCCTTGGTTATAGATCCTGGAACATGTTCGACACGCTTTGGTTTTGCTGGTGAAGAAACACCTGAGGTTATACTCCCATCTAAGTACGGTGTTTTGCAAGGAAGCAATGGagatagaaaaaatattatagACGAGTTACAGATTCATGCACCCATCCCTGGTATGGAGATTACCAACGGTACAAACGATGGGATAATTCAAGATTGGGAGTCTACATTACAAATATGGAATAAAGGActgaaaaacaaattaaaagttGACCCAACGGAGTATGCCATGATGATTACAGAACCGAGCTGGAATACTCAAGCTGTTCGTCAACAGACGATGGAAGCAGTATTTGAACAGCTTCAGGCACCTGCGTTTTATCTAACCAAACAAGCTGTTTGTGCTGCTTTTGCAAGTAATAAAGCAACGGCTTTGATTGTTGACCTTGGCACTGATAATGCCACTGTAACACCTGTTGTCGATGGCATTGCTGTGCGAAAAGGCATCGTAAAGCAACTTGTTGCtggaaattttttgaatgcaAATATCAAAAGTTTATTCTCTAAAATGAACATAAACGCTGTACCTCACTATCAGGTAGCCAGGAAATCAATCGTTATTGAATCTTCCAGACCCGGAAATGCAGAAGAGGTGAAGCCAGCAGTTTTCTATGATCCGATTGACGGTTTAACAGATTCCTATAAAGagtttaaaaataaacgaatagttgaagaatggaaagaaaGCGTCCTGGAGACGTTAGAAACTccatttgatgaatttaaaGCATCCACAAAGAACCCCAAGCATTTTGAGTTTCCCGATGGCTCAAACTATCAATTTGGCGTCGACCGATTTCGTGTTGGTGAAATCTTGCTTAACCCTAGCTTTGCTTCTAATGATTCCTCTGAAAGTACCCCTCCGGAAAATGCTGTTGGGCTTCACAACCTGGTGTACCAAAGCATTGTCGCATGCGAAAGCGAGTTACGGTCACAGTTATTTAATAATATTGTTTTAACGGGTGGTACTTCACTCATACCTGGTCTTACAGAGAGACTACAAGGTGAGCTTCAAAGACTAGCTCCGGGAAACCGAGTCAATGTACACACTAGCGGAGATTCTACTTATCGAAGTAATGCTTCATGGCTGGGAGGCTCTATTCTGGCGAGTCTCGATAACTTTCAACATCTATGGGTTTCAAAACAAGAGTACGATGAAGTGGGAGTAGATAGAGCTTTGTttgtagaaaaaagatgCAAGTAG
- the nup146 gene encoding nucleoporin, WD repeat Nup146, with amino-acid sequence MNTENPFAALSPSPAPFAATAGYEEIEEVDTSKYLFSALKIGTTISLGQPMSSDPPAKSYLFSIHNSSGRFVAGVPNGLVLGSTSFLHKFLDEAPMNAGPQQLPLSSEVVHLTIPNANFSFVDFTSKGTCVVAYSLSSQEFIVFDTASCLLGNVNPRWKIQVPNLDFILPNPEDDDLIALHLTTLELCIFSISQSTIHSPIAREATTIAWSRRGKQCAVGFLNGSIVQYTPDGQAKKEIATPSGLQGFYVQDIAWVQNREFIVYYSPTSTLANSEPEHESVCYIISLGLDQSVSYKTATDPTPPFGADYRHDHHYFSFLQSWSPNIISLAIVSASSSSDIGLFAHLVDSNSWKSLVISEETKRASLPYSQEKEQDTSPLSLSLDLTSTERVQKPLSPAEFPADCPPLPILWIYDTDYQLSGFRFIYTDAITENSIYPEMVVAKNISGSETVRTSNNENVNSFASFSNPPKPGSQMSFGAFQTQNPAKTSAFGLNQGSPFEAANTAPKFGESSFSFKVNSAPANNAFSSNNSFSGFGTKPTSSAFSSFASTSTPANLSNVPKDNEASSIFGNAKGTDKQSSLFSSVPPEKAEPEEDMESDVESEKVESLANADADPSANEPGNSNINWGSGLFGNATQPSFSFGLSLDDKTPKENFSIFGNKPKTTTASSTTQASAKPFSFAPTDKSVFSSPYKPITPGYDELPRNESVTKESTEEKDLEKDIAAEVLEGNTSKGSPEKEETDKRPTEDTADKGPLQSDNKEFVEEDDKVPEKEETDKRPTEATADKGPLQSDNKEFVEEDDKVPEKEETDKRPTEATADKGPLQSDNKEFVKENDKVLEEEETDEKRAEPILDEGFTDYVKSEKATDVNETNLENDRQSPFIEELNDDADEVDSAIMPKESSSMTDSKLLDTEVDEGENPSGEVSNETNESEGWEKIEAIGNDYDEALTTKSEDNHEDVSQAPVMPEEKPTKAEMEREALTDEDIEKQPAGIPIKESKNLPFKTNNNESVINKEFKHEEVSENSFVNEAPKPLEKKPVLLQAPDLLEDMQEAVSTESNPMVNAFENVYLQFEAELDLVSRNMEKLIHYVNDQSNTGYSNDIYPNMTCLFDDTQVLESLLDKVSLWTSGKSEYDRKLDALRVTLVRLNAKRVQIQRLIYAHTDPVFVNRLKLRQLGPEALRRQKELRVSMEKVQRLMTSAENMAYDVRLSDVQSRKRLSLASIEVACSRIATVLSQRERELFKLEAEVKGLSSSSGKGPFMMNDLSSSLTSSLEKGSDSLVELREGSRSLAKPETQRQDDFCDLIFNNDQYQVF; translated from the exons ATGAATACTGAAAATCCATTTGCGGCTCTTAGTCCAAGCCCAGCACCTTTTGCTGCTACTGCAGGttatgaagaaattgaagaagtaGACACATCG aaatatttgttttctgcCCTAAAAATTGGCACTACCATTTCACTTGGTCAACCAATGTCCTCAGACCCTCCAGCTAAATcatatttgttttccatTCACAACTCGAGTGGACGGTTTGTCGCAGGTGTTCCCAATGGTCTTGTTCTAGGCTCTACTTCATTTTTACACAAGTTCCTCGATGAGGCCCCGATGAACGCAGGCCCTCAACAACTTCCACTATCGTCTGAAGTTGTCCACCTTACTATTCCAAATGCAAActtctcttttgttgattttaCTTCCAAAGGAACATGTGTTGTGGCATATAGCCTCTCTTCTCAAGAATTTATTGTCTTTGATACGGCCTCCTGTTTACTGGGTAATGTCAATCCCCGCTGGAAAATTCAAGTGCCGAACTTGGACTtcattcttccaaatccaGAAGACGATGATCTTATTGCTCTTCATTTAACTACGCTAGAGTTATGTATCTTTAGCATTTCTCAGTCGACCATACATTCTCCAATAGCCAGAGAAGCTACCACCATAGCTTGGTCAAGGCGCGGTAAGCAATGTGCTGTAGGATTTTTAAATGGTTCTATAGTTCAGTATACTCCCGATGGACAAgctaaaaaggaaattgcTACTCCTTCTGGATTACAAGGTTTTTATGTCCAGGATATTGCATGGGTGCAAAATCGTGAGTTCATTGTCTATTATAGTCCTACATCAACATTGGCAAACAGTGAACCTGAACACGAGTCGGTTTGCTATATTATTAGTTTGGGACTGGATCAATCAGTTAGTTATAAAACTGCGACAGATCCGACTCCTCCGTTTGGCGCTGACTATCGTCATGATCACCATTATTTCTCCTTCCTTCAATCTTGGAGTCCAAATATAATATCTTTAGCAATCGTGTCAGCAAGTTCAAGCTCGGATATCGGTCTCTTTGCTCATCTGGTAGACTCAAACTCATGGAAGAGCTTGGTCATTTCcgaagaaacaaagagagCCTCTCTTCCATATTCTCAGGAAAAGGAGCAAGATACTTCTCCTTTGTCTCTCAGTTTAGACCTTACTTCTACAGAAAGAGTCCAGAAGCCATTGAGCCCAGCAGAATTTCCTGCGGACTGCCCTCCTCTCCCAATTCTATGGATTTATGATACTGACTATCAGCTTTCGGGATTTCGATTCATTTATACCGATGCTATTACGGAAAATTCGATTTATCCTGAAATGGTCGTAGCCAAAAACATTTCGGGTTCTGAGACTGTTCGAACCTCTAACAATGAAAACGttaattcttttgcttctttttcaaaccCTCCTAAACCAGGCTCCCAAATGTCGTTTGGTGCCTTTCAAACTCAGAATCCTGCGAAAACATCGGCTTTTGGTCTTAACCAAGGCTCTCCTTTTGAAGCAGCGAACACAGCTCCGAAGTTTGGTGAGTCTTCATTCTCATTTAAAGTAAATTCCGCCCCTGCAAACAATGCGTTTTCGTCTAATAATTCCTTCTCTGGTTTTGGAACGAAACCTACTTCTTccgctttttcttcttttgctaGTACATCAACTCCCGCTAATTTATCTAACGTTCCAAAGGATAATGAAGCATCCTcgatttttggaaatgctAAAGGCACTGATAAACAGTCatccttgttttcttctgttcCTCCTGAAAAAGCAGAGCCTGAAGAAGATATGGAATCAGACGTGGAGAGTGAAAAAGTCGAGTCACTAGCCAATGCCGATGCTGATCCTTCCGCGAATGAACCTGGTAATAGTAATATTAACTGGGGAAGTGGTTTATTTGGTAATGCTACCCAGCCctcattttcctttggcCTTAGTCTAGACGACAAAACAccgaaagaaaacttttctatttttggTAATAAGCCGAAAACTACGACTGCATCATCTACTACTCAAGCGTCGGCTAAACCATTTTCCTTTGCACCCACAGATAAATCAGTCTTCAGCTCTCCTTATAAGCCAATAACTCCAGGATATGATGAGTTGCCAAGAAATGAGTCTGTAACTAAGGAAAGTACCGAAGAAAAAGACCTCGAAAAGGACATTGCTGCTGAGGTGCTTGAGGGGAATACCTCAAAGGGCTCGCCAGAGAAGGAGGAAACAGATAAAAGGCCTACAGAGGATACAGCCGACAAAGGTCCGCTACAATCAGACAATAAGGAgtttgttgaagaagacgatAAAGTGCCTGAGAAGGAGGAAACAGATAAAAGGCCTACAGAGGCTACAGCCGACAAAGGTCCGCTACAGTCAGACAACAAGGAgtttgttgaagaagacgatAAAGTGCCTGAGAAGGAGGAAACAGATAAAAGGCCTACAGAGGCTACAGCCGACAAAGGTCCGCTACAGTCAGACAACAAGGAGTTtgttaaagaaaatgataaagTGCTTGAGGAGGAGGAAACAGATGAGAAACGTGCAGAACCTATCTTAGACGAAGGTTTCACAGATTATGTGAAATCCGAAAAAGCTACCGATGTTAATGAAACCAATCTTGAAAATGATCGACAATCTCCCTTTATAGAGGAATTGAACGATGATGCCGATGAAGTTGATTCAGCGATAATGCCGAAGGAAAGTTCTTCTATGACTGACAGTAAGCTCCTAGATACTGAAGTTGATGAGGGTGAAAATCCATCTGGCGAGGTATCAAACGAAACGAATGAAAGTGAAGGTTGGGAAAAGATTGAAGCTATAGGAAACGATTATGACGAAGCTTTGACCACGAAGTCCGAAGACAACCATGAGGATGTATCGCAGGCTCCTGTTATGCCTGAAGAGAAACCAACAAAAGCAGAGATGGAAAGAGAGGCTTTGACTGATGAGGATATTGAAAAGCAACCTGCTGGAATTCCAATCAAAGAGTCAAAGAACTTACCTTTCAAAACTAATAACAATGAAAGTGTTATCAACAAAGAATTTAAACATGAAGAAGTTTCTGAAAACTCTTTTGTCAATGAAGCTCCTAAGCCCTTAGAGAAAAAGcctgttcttcttcaagctCCAGATTTATTAGAAGATATGCAGGAGGCAGTTAGTACTGAATCCAACCCAATGGTAAATgcatttgaaaatgtaTACTTACAATTCGAGGCAGAGTTGGATCTAGTGTCCCGAAATATGGAAAAGCTAATTCATTATGTAAATGACCAATCCAATACCGGATATTCTAATGATATATATCCAAACATGACTTGTCTTTTTGATGATACTCAAGTATTGGAAAGTTTGCTTGATAAAGTAAGTTTATGGACATCTGGGAAAAGCGAATATGACAGAAAACTTGATGCTTTACGTGTGACGCTCGTACGACTGAATGCTAAAAGAGTACAAATTCAAAGACTCATATACGCTCATACAGATCCTGTGTTTGTCAATCGACTTAAACTGCGGCAGTTAGGCCCTGAAGCACTTCGGCGACAAAAAGAGCTTCGTGTTTCCATGGAAAAGGTTCAAAGACTTATGACCTCCGCTGAAAACATGGCATACGATGTGCGCTTAAGCGACGTACAAAGCCGTAAACGCTTAAGCCTGGCTTCAATAGAAGTTGCATGCAGTCGTATTGCTACTGTTTTAAGTCAGCGAGAGCGAGAATTATTTAAGCTCGAAGCTGAAGTTAAAGGGTTGTCTAGCTCAAGCGGCAAAGGACCTTTTATGATGAATGACTTGAGTTCCAGTTTAACAAGTTCACTCGAAAAAGGATCAGATTCTCTTGTTGAGCTACGCGAAGGTTCCAGATCATTAGCTAAACCGGAAACGCAACGTCAAGATGACTTTTGCGACCTTATCTTTAACA ACGATCAATACCAAGTATTTTAG